In one window of Venenivibrio stagnispumantis DNA:
- a CDS encoding valine--tRNA ligase: MLTEYNHLQIEEKWVEKYKNSNLFTAISGKKPYFSVVMPPPNVTGSLHIGHALNMTLQDIIVRYKRMEGFNTLWLPGFDHAGIATQWVVVRQLQEKGISRFELGRENFLKKVWEWVPISRDTIKKQIERIGASCDWTRQRFTLDEGFARAVREAFIKLYEEGLIFKAPYIVNWDPKERTAISDLEVEYQEEKGKIYYLKYPLEDNSGYIVVATTRPETMLGDTAVAVNPEDERYKHLIGKRVKLPLAPEIRKDFNNNPVSNLIPIIADDYVDPAFGTGAVKITPAHDPNDFEVGKRHNLPMVVVMDESATINENGGIYKGLYRYEARKKIIEDLEKLGLVEKIEEHIHNVGHSQRSKEVIEPYLSTQWFVNTKELAKKAIEVVEEKQIKFYPENWTKTYLNWMYDIREWCISRQIWWGHRIPVWYCQDCKNTNAFSDEIFDTLEEQVIFNLYADGKLNQIFCIDDVIDILNKPNFSQQDKTNLEFYEKVVFHKEITGLKSKTELEKILQNSKYFKKLYDERYQLTLKCKKCGSENLKQEEDVLDTWFSSALWPFGTLGWPEKTEDLQTFYPTSLLVTGFDIIFFWVARMIMMGTKFMNDIPFEDVYIHALVRDEKGEKMSKTKGNVIDPLEMIEKYGADALRFTLTALAAQGRDIRLSERRIEGYKHFVNKIFNASKFVLMNVENYKENIKELNIGYEEKWILTKFQETIQKIKESISSYKFNDYASLIYDFFWHEYCDWYIEISKTKLYKGNEEEKLVASSVLVYILRESLKLLHPIMPFITEEIYSHLPNKENDFIAISKFPDVDENLIYLYETQKIEELKEVITAIRTARADFNIEPSRKLSIFIKPTNEENKKFIQTEKDVIENLSKVELLEIETDMEKPEKTLTAISKIAEIYIDIAGIIDINKEIERQEKILKDIEKSIKISENKLSNENFIKKAPAEVVEKEKELYNELKEKYNKIISIIENLKSVGG, encoded by the coding sequence TTGCTTACAGAATACAATCATTTACAGATAGAAGAAAAATGGGTAGAGAAATATAAAAATAGTAATCTATTTACAGCTATATCCGGAAAAAAGCCATATTTCAGCGTAGTTATGCCACCACCCAATGTAACCGGAAGCCTCCATATAGGGCATGCTTTAAATATGACCCTGCAAGATATAATAGTAAGATACAAAAGAATGGAAGGATTTAATACATTATGGCTACCAGGATTTGACCATGCAGGTATTGCTACCCAATGGGTTGTAGTAAGACAGCTTCAAGAAAAAGGAATAAGCAGATTTGAGCTTGGAAGAGAAAACTTCTTAAAAAAAGTATGGGAATGGGTGCCAATATCAAGAGACACAATTAAAAAACAGATTGAAAGAATCGGAGCATCTTGCGATTGGACAAGACAAAGATTTACCTTAGATGAAGGATTTGCGAGGGCAGTAAGAGAAGCATTCATAAAACTTTATGAAGAAGGATTAATATTTAAAGCACCTTATATAGTAAATTGGGACCCAAAAGAAAGAACAGCTATTTCAGATTTAGAAGTAGAGTATCAGGAAGAAAAAGGAAAAATATATTATCTAAAATATCCCCTTGAAGATAATTCCGGATATATAGTAGTGGCAACAACAAGACCGGAAACAATGCTTGGCGATACAGCAGTAGCAGTAAATCCGGAAGATGAAAGATATAAACATCTAATCGGCAAAAGAGTAAAACTACCACTTGCACCGGAGATAAGAAAAGATTTTAACAATAATCCGGTATCAAATCTAATACCAATAATAGCAGATGATTATGTTGACCCTGCATTTGGAACAGGAGCAGTAAAAATAACACCGGCACACGACCCAAACGATTTTGAAGTAGGAAAAAGACATAATCTCCCTATGGTTGTGGTAATGGATGAATCAGCCACAATCAATGAAAATGGTGGAATTTACAAAGGATTATACAGATACGAAGCAAGAAAAAAGATTATAGAAGATTTAGAAAAACTTGGACTTGTTGAAAAAATAGAAGAACATATCCATAATGTAGGACATTCCCAAAGGTCTAAGGAAGTTATAGAACCATATCTATCAACTCAATGGTTTGTAAATACAAAAGAGCTTGCCAAAAAAGCCATTGAAGTTGTGGAAGAAAAACAGATAAAATTCTATCCTGAAAACTGGACAAAAACATATCTAAACTGGATGTATGATATAAGAGAATGGTGCATATCCAGACAGATATGGTGGGGACATAGAATTCCTGTTTGGTATTGCCAAGATTGTAAAAACACAAATGCATTTAGCGATGAAATTTTTGATACCTTAGAAGAACAAGTTATATTCAATCTATATGCAGATGGGAAATTAAATCAGATATTTTGCATAGATGATGTAATAGATATTTTAAATAAACCAAATTTCTCACAACAAGACAAAACAAATCTTGAATTTTATGAAAAAGTTGTATTCCATAAAGAGATAACCGGATTAAAATCCAAAACAGAGCTTGAAAAAATACTACAAAATAGCAAATATTTTAAAAAGTTATATGATGAAAGATATCAACTAACTTTAAAATGTAAAAAATGTGGTAGCGAAAATTTAAAACAAGAAGAAGATGTATTAGACACATGGTTTTCTTCTGCATTATGGCCTTTTGGAACTCTCGGATGGCCTGAAAAAACAGAAGACCTACAAACATTTTATCCAACTTCTTTATTAGTCACCGGATTTGATATTATCTTTTTCTGGGTTGCCAGAATGATAATGATGGGAACTAAATTTATGAATGATATTCCATTTGAAGATGTATATATCCATGCCCTTGTAAGAGATGAAAAAGGCGAAAAAATGTCAAAAACAAAGGGAAATGTTATAGACCCCCTTGAAATGATAGAAAAATACGGAGCAGATGCATTAAGATTTACCCTTACAGCCCTTGCCGCCCAAGGAAGAGATATAAGATTATCAGAAAGAAGAATTGAAGGATACAAACATTTTGTAAATAAAATATTTAATGCTTCTAAATTTGTTTTAATGAATGTTGAAAATTATAAAGAAAATATAAAAGAGCTAAATATAGGTTATGAAGAAAAATGGATATTAACAAAATTTCAAGAAACAATCCAAAAAATAAAAGAAAGCATTTCAAGTTATAAATTTAATGATTATGCTTCCTTAATTTATGATTTTTTCTGGCATGAATATTGCGACTGGTATATAGAAATCTCTAAAACAAAATTGTATAAAGGAAATGAAGAAGAAAAATTAGTAGCATCTTCCGTTCTCGTTTATATTTTAAGAGAATCATTAAAACTATTACATCCTATAATGCCATTTATAACAGAGGAGATATATAGCCATCTTCCAAATAAAGAAAATGATTTTATAGCAATTTCTAAATTCCCTGATGTAGATGAAAATCTAATCTATCTATACGAAACACAAAAAATAGAAGAACTAAAAGAAGTAATAACAGCTATAAGAACAGCAAGAGCAGATTTTAATATAGAACCATCAAGAAAGTTATCTATTTTTATAAAACCTACTAATGAAGAAAATAAAAAATTCATACAGACAGAAAAAGATGTAATAGAAAACCTTTCAAAAGTTGAGCTATTAGAGATAGAAACAGATATGGAGAAACCGGAAAAAACATTAACAGCAATATCCAAAATAGCAGAAATCTATATAGATATAGCCGGTATAATAGATATAAATAAAGAAATAGAAAGACAGGAAAAAATATTAAAAGATATTGAAAAATCTATAAAAATATCAGAAAATAAATTATCAAATGAAAACTTTATAAAAAAAGCTCCAGCTGAAGTTGTAGAAAAAGAAAAAGAGTTATATAATGAATTAAAAGAAAAATATAACAAAATTATTAGTATTATTGAAAATTTAAAATCTGTGGGAGGTTAG
- the elbB gene encoding isoprenoid biosynthesis glyoxalase ElbB, translated as MKVGVLLAGCGVFDGAEIHEATLTLYFLDKEGVEIVCMAPNIPQKDVINHLTGQPMDEKRNVLIEAARIARGNIKDIDEVSVDDIDALIMPGGYGVAKNFSNFLEKGADAEVIPQVKRLLVDLFKAGKPIGAICISPVIVASALREAKPTVTIGTDIDVAKTIEAMGAKHLTCPVNEMVVDEEHKIVTTPAYMLGKSIKDVAEGIEKLVKEVIKLAKK; from the coding sequence ATGAAAGTAGGAGTTTTACTTGCAGGATGTGGCGTTTTTGATGGGGCAGAAATTCATGAGGCAACTTTGACATTGTACTTTTTAGATAAAGAAGGAGTAGAGATTGTTTGTATGGCTCCAAATATACCTCAAAAAGATGTTATCAACCATCTAACCGGCCAGCCGATGGATGAAAAAAGAAATGTGCTAATAGAGGCAGCAAGAATAGCCAGAGGAAATATAAAAGATATAGATGAAGTTTCTGTAGATGATATAGATGCTTTAATTATGCCGGGAGGATACGGAGTAGCAAAAAATTTTTCAAATTTCCTTGAAAAAGGAGCTGATGCAGAAGTTATACCTCAGGTTAAAAGATTACTCGTAGATTTATTTAAAGCAGGAAAGCCAATAGGGGCAATATGTATATCACCGGTAATTGTAGCATCTGCCTTAAGAGAAGCAAAACCAACAGTAACAATCGGAACAGATATAGATGTAGCAAAAACAATAGAAGCAATGGGAGCAAAACATTTAACCTGCCCAGTAAATGAAATGGTTGTTGATGAAGAACATAAAATAGTTACTACACCGGCTTATATGCTTGGCAAATCTATAAAAGATGTAGCAGAAGGAATAGAAAAATTAGTTAAAGAAGTTATAAAATTGGCAAAAAAATAA
- the dapB gene encoding 4-hydroxy-tetrahydrodipicolinate reductase, which produces MVNIGISGIMGRMGRKIAELASDDKDIIIAAGIGRPDCAVYHSTVGEIINKNIDAPITSDLSKVIDLIDVLIEFASNTEAVLGHLRLLAADKNKKAAVIGTTGFSQKELDEIKQLSKDIPIVLAPNMSIGVNLLFKLIEEAAKTLKDKGYDIEVVEMHHRFKKDAPSGTATKIVEILKNATGIEKVVYGREGITGERDNKEIGVFALRGGDVVGDHTVIFAGMGERIEISHKASSRDIFAKGAIEAAKWVKDKQAGLYDMLDVLNLR; this is translated from the coding sequence ATGGTTAATATCGGAATATCCGGTATAATGGGAAGAATGGGAAGAAAAATTGCAGAACTTGCATCTGACGATAAAGATATTATTATAGCTGCCGGGATAGGAAGACCTGATTGTGCAGTTTACCATAGCACAGTTGGAGAAATAATAAACAAAAATATAGATGCTCCTATCACTTCAGATTTATCAAAAGTAATAGATTTAATAGATGTTTTAATAGAGTTTGCTTCAAATACAGAGGCAGTATTAGGACATTTAAGATTGCTTGCTGCTGACAAAAATAAAAAAGCAGCAGTAATAGGAACTACCGGATTTAGTCAAAAGGAATTAGATGAAATAAAGCAGTTAAGTAAAGATATTCCTATTGTTTTAGCTCCAAATATGAGCATAGGAGTAAATCTTTTATTTAAATTAATAGAAGAGGCAGCAAAAACTCTCAAAGACAAAGGATATGATATAGAAGTTGTTGAGATGCACCATAGATTTAAAAAAGATGCTCCATCAGGCACAGCAACAAAAATAGTTGAAATTTTGAAAAATGCTACCGGCATAGAAAAAGTAGTATATGGAAGAGAAGGTATAACCGGAGAAAGAGATAATAAAGAGATAGGTGTTTTTGCATTAAGAGGTGGAGATGTTGTCGGAGACCATACGGTAATATTTGCCGGTATGGGAGAAAGAATTGAAATTAGCCATAAAGCTTCTTCAAGAGATATATTTGCAAAAGGTGCAATTGAGGCAGCAAAATGGGTTAAAGATAAACAAGCAGGTCTTTATGATATGTTAGATGTTTTAAATTTAAGATGA
- a CDS encoding AtpZ/AtpI family protein, which yields MRKNITKYISIGSVGLHLVSGIIVGVLIGYFLDKFFNTSPWLTIIFFFLGIIAGFWNMYKDVSKYINEEEKNHSGS from the coding sequence ATGAGAAAAAATATAACCAAATATATTTCTATAGGTTCAGTTGGGCTTCATTTAGTTTCCGGCATTATAGTAGGAGTGCTAATTGGATATTTTCTTGATAAATTTTTCAATACTTCACCTTGGTTAACAATAATATTTTTCTTTCTTGGAATAATAGCCGGTTTCTGGAATATGTATAAAGATGTTTCTAAATATATAAATGAAGAAGAGAAGAATCATTCTGGTTCATAA
- a CDS encoding zinc ribbon domain-containing protein, which yields MNEELKELLLLEEIESKISQIEKKLTEIPAQIEKLNQEKENILSKLYNIDREIKNLELTKKEREIDIQTFQEKIKKIESILEKVRTNEEYKMYLREKAQAEEAILELEDEILKIMEDLENLKKEREILAVQVEKEKEEIDKNIKELQEEIPKLEEELKKLKEEEKSLRNRIAPEVLAKYETIKQRVKNKKVIAKVENTTCTGCYTLIPPKVYSQLLKGEQLLTCPNCGRYLHYEPE from the coding sequence ATGAATGAAGAGTTAAAAGAGTTGCTATTATTGGAAGAAATAGAATCAAAAATTTCTCAAATTGAAAAAAAATTAACAGAAATTCCTGCACAAATAGAAAAATTAAACCAAGAAAAAGAAAATATTTTATCTAAACTTTATAATATAGACAGGGAAATTAAGAATTTAGAACTTACTAAAAAGGAAAGAGAAATAGATATTCAAACATTCCAAGAAAAAATAAAAAAAATAGAATCAATATTAGAAAAAGTTAGAACTAATGAAGAATATAAAATGTATCTTAGGGAAAAAGCTCAGGCAGAAGAAGCCATTTTGGAACTTGAAGATGAGATACTAAAAATTATGGAAGATTTAGAAAATCTAAAAAAAGAAAGAGAAATATTAGCAGTTCAGGTTGAAAAAGAAAAAGAAGAGATTGATAAAAATATAAAAGAACTTCAAGAAGAGATACCAAAATTGGAAGAAGAATTAAAAAAATTAAAAGAAGAAGAAAAATCCTTAAGAAATAGAATAGCTCCGGAAGTTTTAGCTAAATATGAAACAATTAAACAAAGAGTAAAAAATAAAAAAGTTATAGCAAAAGTGGAAAATACTACATGCACCGGTTGTTATACATTGATACCACCTAAAGTATATAGTCAATTATTAAAAGGAGAACAACTTTTAACCTGTCCTAATTGTGGTAGATATTTACATTATGAACCAGAATGA
- a CDS encoding lytic transglycosylase domain-containing protein, producing the protein MIRIKLLIITLILITTQIFAKDFIEEKEINTKVEEKISSLKELKELESFLNEVEFKDKELKKWQEYYNTRGKKEVEISLERGKSYIPFIKAIFEKEGIPQEFMFLPIVESKFIMQAKSPKGAAGIWQFMPQTARNYGLVVNKYIDERLDPIKSTIAAAKHLKSLYRIFSDWVLVIASYNSGENKIIRKVSLHGSSYTDIKNYLPSQTKSYVPSFIALIEVAKELAEKKGYLYKDTDIEVVKVDRGLNLKEVAKKLDISFEKIKSLNPHILKGVIPDDNRVYNLYLPKGYTTDFLTKVMVD; encoded by the coding sequence ATGATAAGGATTAAGTTATTGATAATAACATTAATTTTAATAACGACACAAATTTTTGCAAAAGATTTTATTGAAGAAAAAGAAATTAATACAAAGGTAGAAGAAAAAATATCATCTTTAAAAGAACTCAAAGAACTTGAATCATTTTTAAACGAGGTAGAGTTTAAAGATAAAGAACTAAAAAAATGGCAAGAATATTACAACACAAGAGGTAAAAAAGAAGTAGAAATATCCTTAGAAAGAGGTAAATCATACATTCCATTTATAAAAGCAATATTTGAAAAAGAAGGCATTCCTCAAGAATTCATGTTTTTACCTATAGTAGAAAGTAAATTTATAATGCAGGCAAAATCCCCAAAAGGAGCAGCCGGAATATGGCAGTTTATGCCACAAACTGCAAGAAATTACGGTCTTGTTGTTAATAAATATATAGATGAAAGACTTGACCCGATAAAATCAACCATAGCAGCAGCTAAACATCTTAAATCCCTTTACAGAATATTTTCAGACTGGGTATTGGTAATAGCAAGTTATAATAGTGGAGAAAATAAAATAATTAGAAAGGTTAGCTTACATGGTTCAAGTTATACAGATATTAAAAATTATCTACCTTCTCAAACAAAAAGTTATGTTCCTTCATTTATTGCATTAATTGAAGTAGCAAAAGAGTTAGCAGAAAAGAAAGGATATCTATATAAAGATACAGATATAGAAGTAGTTAAGGTAGATAGAGGATTAAATCTTAAAGAAGTAGCAAAAAAGCTTGATATATCATTTGAAAAGATAAAATCTTTAAATCCTCATATATTAAAAGGTGTAATACCGGATGATAATAGGGTTTATAATTTATATTTACCGAAAGGATATACTACTGATTTTTTAACAAAGGTAATGGTTGATTAA
- a CDS encoding nucleotidyltransferase substrate binding protein — translation MKEDIRWKQRFENFKKAFNQLKNAINQYKSVGLNELEKQGLIQSFEYTFELGWNLLRDYLIYQGITDIRGSRDAIKTAFKYGLIQDGENWIKMITARNLTSHTYNENIIEELIEDIVNIYFKLFEDLLERFSYLYNAND, via the coding sequence ATGAAAGAAGATATAAGATGGAAACAAAGATTTGAAAATTTCAAAAAAGCTTTTAATCAATTAAAAAATGCAATCAATCAATATAAATCTGTCGGTCTAAATGAACTTGAAAAACAGGGGTTAATTCAATCTTTTGAATATACATTTGAACTTGGATGGAATTTATTAAGAGATTATTTAATATATCAAGGCATCACAGATATAAGAGGTTCCAGAGATGCTATTAAAACAGCTTTTAAGTATGGATTAATTCAAGATGGTGAAAATTGGATAAAGATGATTACAGCAAGAAATTTAACTTCACATACTTATAACGAAAATATTATTGAAGAATTAATTGAAGATATAGTAAATATTTATTTTAAATTATTTGAAGATTTATTAGAAAGATTTTCGTATTTATATAATGCAAATGATTAA
- a CDS encoding nucleotidyltransferase domain-containing protein — protein MIKKDNFGIPDKYLEIFKEIFSKYPKIEKAILYGSRAKGNFTTGSDIDIALVAPKMSFSEYLSVLAELEDLDIPYKLDITKYELLDDNIKEHIKRVGKIIYLKDNL, from the coding sequence ATGATTAAGAAAGATAATTTTGGCATTCCAGATAAATATTTAGAGATTTTCAAAGAAATATTCAGTAAATATCCTAAGATAGAAAAAGCTATACTTTATGGTTCAAGAGCAAAAGGGAATTTTACCACCGGCTCAGATATAGATATAGCATTAGTTGCTCCAAAAATGAGTTTTTCTGAGTATTTATCAGTATTGGCAGAGTTAGAAGATTTAGATATTCCTTATAAACTTGATATAACTAAATATGAATTGTTAGATGATAATATAAAAGAGCATATAAAAAGAGTTGGAAAAATAATTTATCTTAAAGATAATTTATAA
- a CDS encoding YdcF family protein, with amino-acid sequence MFFIKKLITFFILPPGLFISVLLIIAYLGRKVKSVFYISLASAILLYLISIEPVKDKLLEPLESSYTQLKVVDGDVIVVLGGGAYNTGILTEDSMKRLLTGFILHKKLNKPIILSGGSAISVLPEAEVMKQMLIELGVDKNMIYTDKNSRDTNENAFFVKKICEEKGFKKIILVTSAYHMKRAVYLFRFTGLDITPYPTDFKMDKKYNIYSYFPKMNVMQDSTKAIREYIGYIFYKLSLR; translated from the coding sequence ATGTTTTTTATAAAAAAATTAATAACATTCTTTATATTGCCACCGGGATTATTTATATCTGTTTTATTGATTATTGCTTATCTTGGAAGAAAGGTTAAATCTGTATTCTATATATCCTTAGCTTCAGCAATATTACTTTATCTTATATCTATTGAACCGGTAAAAGATAAACTTTTAGAGCCGTTAGAAAGTTCTTATACTCAACTTAAGGTTGTAGATGGAGATGTTATTGTAGTTCTTGGTGGTGGAGCTTATAATACCGGTATATTAACAGAAGATTCTATGAAAAGATTGCTAACCGGATTTATTCTTCACAAAAAATTAAATAAACCAATAATACTATCAGGTGGTTCAGCAATCTCTGTATTGCCAGAAGCAGAAGTTATGAAACAGATGCTTATAGAACTTGGTGTAGATAAAAATATGATTTATACAGATAAAAATAGTAGGGATACAAATGAAAATGCCTTTTTTGTAAAAAAAATATGTGAGGAAAAAGGATTTAAAAAGATTATCTTGGTAACATCTGCATATCATATGAAAAGAGCAGTATATCTGTTTAGATTTACCGGATTAGACATAACACCATATCCTACCGATTTTAAAATGGATAAAAAATATAATATCTACAGCTACTTTCCTAAAATGAATGTAATGCAAGACTCCACAAAAGCAATTAGAGAGTATATAGGCTATATTTTTTATAAATTATCTTTAAGATAA
- a CDS encoding cupin domain-containing protein, which yields MELLRKTNITDEKEIRKILQKEGYKNIYIWEDFASTFYNWHIHNFDEVRWIIKGEIIIGTEDKEYHLKAGDMLIVPAKSRHWAKTEKGVKYICASKD from the coding sequence ATGGAGTTATTGAGAAAAACTAATATAACAGATGAAAAGGAAATAAGAAAAATATTACAAAAAGAAGGGTATAAAAATATATATATCTGGGAAGATTTTGCCAGCACATTTTATAATTGGCATATCCATAATTTTGATGAAGTAAGATGGATAATAAAAGGAGAAATAATTATCGGAACAGAAGATAAAGAATATCATCTAAAAGCCGGAGATATGCTTATTGTTCCGGCTAAAAGTAGACACTGGGCTAAAACAGAAAAAGGCGTAAAATATATCTGTGCTTCTAAGGATTAG
- a CDS encoding KdsC family phosphatase encodes MMKEKAKNIKWFVFDVDGVLTDGKIIYDSEGRELKNFCVKDGLGIYLLYQAGINTAIITGRNSITVERRAKELHITEIIQGAKEKLPAYISFKEKYNIKDEEILFIGDDYIDLPILRRVGFPVSVPSAPDIVKRHCIYITKKEGGNGAVREVVELILDYQGKLEELIKKLYLI; translated from the coding sequence ATGATGAAAGAGAAAGCAAAAAATATTAAATGGTTTGTTTTTGATGTTGATGGTGTTTTAACAGATGGGAAAATTATTTATGATAGTGAAGGAAGAGAACTGAAAAATTTCTGTGTAAAAGATGGTCTTGGAATATATCTTTTATATCAAGCCGGAATAAATACTGCAATCATCACCGGAAGAAATTCTATAACAGTAGAAAGAAGAGCAAAAGAGCTACATATAACAGAAATTATACAGGGTGCCAAAGAAAAACTTCCTGCTTATATCAGTTTTAAAGAGAAATATAATATAAAAGACGAAGAGATTTTATTCATAGGTGATGATTACATAGATTTACCAATTTTGAGAAGGGTAGGCTTTCCGGTATCTGTCCCATCTGCACCGGATATTGTAAAAAGGCATTGCATATATATAACCAAAAAAGAAGGTGGAAATGGGGCAGTTAGAGAAGTGGTTGAACTTATTTTAGATTATCAAGGTAAATTGGAAGAGCTAATTAAAAAGTTATATCTGATTTAA
- a CDS encoding menaquinone biosynthesis decarboxylase: MLLEYFLQKLKERDWLKVIDEPLDVNLEIPHIAYIEVKKQNSKVLLFTNPVDKKENIKYNIPVLMNTFANFEITEFIFGKHPDEIAKEIEEIIHIKPPEGIFEKLSSLSKLFKIKNIFPKRLKKEGICQEIKYIGEDVNLDIIPILKTWEKDADKFITAGQIYTKSLDGKFQNLGLYRIQKLSKDKVIIHWQIHKDGNHFFHQYKKAGKKMPVSIAIGGDPLYFWCGQAPLPPNMFELLLYGFIRNENLKLVKSITNDIYIPYDVDIVIEGEIEPENLAPEGPFGDHTGYYTPVELFPVLNIKAITMKKNPVYMATVVGKPPLEDKYMGWATERIFLPLLKTTSPDLIDYHMPENGCFHNLLIAKIKPLYKGHAKQIMHALWGVGQMSFLRNAIFVNEDAPALTDYQALTKYILNRLTEKSFLITEGIVDQLDHSSYEPLVGGKLGIDATGNPIKTDINILPDNILLEKVKQIDNDITNLKQFFTDTPNPITIIKINKTKPVKKIFDKLKQLKQHLKIVIFIDDYMNDLDNPYMLVWRISGNFDPLYDVWIEEIWGIDATAKNKEDGYNREWPEDLFCNKDIIQSLRERKIIDVDDDFLKKYQIIDF; this comes from the coding sequence ATGTTATTAGAATATTTTCTTCAAAAGCTAAAAGAAAGAGATTGGTTAAAGGTTATTGATGAGCCTTTGGATGTAAATTTAGAGATACCACATATAGCTTATATAGAAGTTAAAAAACAAAACTCAAAAGTATTGCTTTTTACAAATCCGGTAGATAAAAAAGAAAACATAAAATATAATATTCCGGTTTTAATGAATACATTTGCAAATTTTGAGATAACGGAATTTATATTCGGCAAACATCCGGATGAAATAGCAAAAGAAATAGAAGAAATTATTCATATAAAGCCACCGGAAGGTATATTTGAAAAACTATCTTCATTATCTAAACTTTTTAAAATAAAAAATATCTTTCCAAAAAGATTAAAAAAAGAAGGTATATGTCAAGAAATTAAATATATCGGAGAAGATGTAAATTTAGATATTATACCGATATTAAAAACTTGGGAAAAAGATGCAGATAAATTTATAACAGCAGGACAGATTTATACAAAATCCTTAGATGGAAAATTTCAAAATCTCGGGCTTTACAGAATACAAAAATTATCAAAGGATAAAGTTATAATACATTGGCAAATACATAAAGATGGTAATCATTTTTTCCATCAATATAAAAAAGCCGGTAAAAAAATGCCTGTATCAATAGCTATCGGTGGAGACCCTCTTTATTTTTGGTGTGGGCAGGCACCCCTTCCACCTAATATGTTTGAACTCCTTCTTTATGGATTTATCAGAAATGAAAATCTAAAACTTGTAAAATCCATAACAAATGATATATATATTCCTTATGATGTGGATATTGTAATAGAAGGAGAAATTGAGCCGGAAAATTTAGCACCTGAAGGACCTTTTGGAGACCATACCGGATATTATACGCCGGTGGAGCTTTTTCCGGTGCTAAATATAAAAGCAATAACAATGAAAAAAAATCCTGTATATATGGCAACAGTGGTGGGAAAACCACCCCTTGAAGATAAATATATGGGCTGGGCAACAGAAAGAATATTTTTACCACTTTTAAAAACAACATCACCGGATTTAATAGATTACCATATGCCGGAAAATGGCTGTTTTCATAATTTATTAATTGCAAAAATAAAACCCTTATATAAAGGACATGCAAAACAAATTATGCATGCATTATGGGGCGTCGGACAGATGAGCTTTTTAAGAAATGCAATCTTTGTAAATGAAGATGCTCCGGCTCTTACAGATTATCAGGCTTTAACAAAATATATATTAAACAGATTGACAGAAAAATCATTTTTAATAACAGAAGGAATTGTAGACCAGCTTGACCATTCAAGTTATGAGCCACTTGTAGGTGGAAAACTCGGAATAGATGCAACCGGAAATCCGATAAAAACCGACATTAATATCTTACCTGACAATATTCTTTTAGAAAAAGTAAAACAGATAGATAACGATATAACCAATTTAAAGCAGTTTTTTACAGATACACCAAACCCGATAACTATAATAAAAATAAATAAAACAAAACCGGTTAAAAAAATATTTGATAAATTAAAACAATTAAAACAGCATTTAAAAATAGTTATTTTTATTGATGATTATATGAATGATTTAGATAATCCTTATATGCTTGTTTGGAGAATATCTGGAAATTTTGACCCTTTATATGATGTATGGATAGAAGAGATATGGGGTATAGATGCTACTGCAAAAAATAAAGAAGATGGTTATAATAGAGAATGGCCGGAAGATTTGTTTTGTAATAAAGATATTATCCAATCTTTACGGGAAAGGAAAATAATAGATGTGGATGATGATTTTCTCAAAAAATATCAGATAATAGATTTTTAA